One Micromonospora sp. FIMYZ51 genomic window carries:
- a CDS encoding zinc-binding dehydrogenase gives MRAVWLREFGGPETLVPGPAPDPVPGPGQVLVDVVHANITFVETQFRATGFGPSTATLPVIPGNGVGGVIGAVGPDVDPGLVGQRVVTSTGGSGAYAERVVVDAAAPVPVPDGLPLDQAVAVLADGRTALMLAEAAELRASDRVLIEAAAGGVGSLLVQLAAAAGTRVVGLAGGARKVALLPGLGAQVAVDYLEPGWPEQVRSAVDGVDVVFDGVGGTVGRTAFELLAPGGRMLSFGLASGEWADIGDETAAGRGVTLIRPTPTPQQLRAYTERALAQAAAGRLRAVIGQRFPLERAAEAHAAISSRATVGKTLLDLR, from the coding sequence ATGCGGGCGGTGTGGTTGCGCGAGTTCGGCGGGCCGGAGACGTTGGTACCTGGCCCGGCACCCGATCCGGTACCCGGCCCAGGTCAGGTCCTCGTCGACGTGGTGCACGCCAACATCACCTTCGTGGAGACGCAGTTTCGCGCCACCGGCTTCGGGCCGTCGACCGCCACGCTGCCGGTGATCCCCGGCAACGGGGTGGGCGGCGTGATCGGGGCGGTCGGGCCGGACGTCGACCCGGGACTTGTCGGACAGCGGGTGGTCACCAGCACCGGCGGGTCCGGCGCGTACGCCGAGCGGGTCGTGGTGGACGCTGCCGCGCCGGTCCCGGTGCCGGACGGGTTGCCGCTGGACCAGGCGGTGGCGGTGCTCGCCGACGGGCGTACCGCGCTGATGCTGGCCGAGGCGGCCGAGCTTCGCGCGAGCGACCGGGTGCTGATCGAGGCCGCCGCCGGTGGGGTGGGCAGCCTGCTGGTCCAACTCGCGGCCGCAGCCGGTACCCGGGTGGTCGGGCTCGCCGGTGGTGCCCGGAAGGTCGCGTTGCTGCCCGGGTTGGGCGCGCAGGTCGCCGTCGACTACCTGGAGCCGGGCTGGCCCGAGCAGGTCCGCTCAGCGGTCGACGGGGTCGACGTCGTCTTCGACGGGGTCGGCGGCACGGTCGGGCGCACAGCGTTCGAGCTGCTCGCCCCGGGCGGCCGGATGCTCAGCTTCGGGCTGGCCAGCGGCGAGTGGGCCGACATCGGCGACGAGACCGCCGCCGGGCGGGGCGTGACGCTGATCCGGCCGACACCGACACCGCAGCAGCTGCGGGCGTACACCGAGCGGGCGCTCGCGCAGGCGGCGGCCGGTCGGCTGCGCGCGGTGATCGGCCAGCGGTTTCCGCTGGAACGCGCGGCCGAGGCGCACGCGGCAATCAGCTCCCGGGCGACCGTCGGCAAGACCCTGCTCGACCTGCGCTGA
- a CDS encoding DUF6457 domain-containing protein has translation MTVMDDWVTAACAELGLDPAQVPVPTVLDLARDVAHQVLRPGAPVTAYLLGLAVGRGADPAATAARLADLAGTWPVELGRDRTAE, from the coding sequence GTGACCGTGATGGACGACTGGGTCACGGCGGCCTGTGCGGAGTTGGGTCTCGATCCGGCGCAGGTACCGGTGCCCACCGTGCTCGACCTCGCTCGGGACGTGGCCCATCAGGTGCTGCGACCAGGCGCCCCGGTCACCGCGTACCTGCTCGGCCTGGCCGTCGGCCGCGGTGCCGATCCCGCCGCGACGGCCGCCCGCCTCGCCGACCTGGCCGGCACCTGGCCGGTCGAACTGGGCCGCGACCGCACCGCCGAGTGA
- a CDS encoding NTP transferase domain-containing protein, whose product MGVYAAVVLAGGAGRRMGGLDKAALPVGGVPMRERVLAEVADASPRILVGPGPAPPGVRLTREVPAGGGPVAAIAAGLALLDADVPAVALLAADLPLLTRSAVGKLLHHLGKRSTGTLGERQTGTLGEPPTGALGDSSAGTPIEPSADALGEPPADALGEPPTDALGGPPADALGGPPTGAVGALDGVCFVDRDGRRQTLCGVWRPDALRAGLHRLAVERGGELAGAPLRELLAGLVVHEVTWSGAGPPPWFDCDTERDVRRAEEWMR is encoded by the coding sequence GTGGGGGTGTACGCGGCGGTGGTGCTCGCGGGGGGTGCGGGACGCCGGATGGGCGGGCTGGACAAGGCGGCGCTGCCGGTCGGCGGGGTGCCGATGCGCGAGCGGGTACTCGCCGAGGTGGCCGACGCGTCGCCTCGGATCCTGGTCGGACCCGGGCCGGCACCGCCAGGGGTACGCCTGACCCGGGAGGTGCCGGCGGGTGGTGGACCGGTGGCCGCCATCGCCGCCGGCCTGGCCCTGCTCGACGCCGACGTGCCGGCCGTCGCCCTGCTCGCGGCCGACCTGCCGCTGCTCACCCGCTCCGCCGTCGGCAAGCTGCTGCACCACCTCGGTAAGCGATCAACCGGCACGCTCGGTGAGCGACAAACCGGCACGCTCGGCGAGCCACCGACCGGTGCCCTCGGCGACTCATCGGCCGGCACGCCAATCGAGCCCTCGGCTGACGCGCTCGGTGAGCCACCGGCCGACGCGCTCGGTGAGCCACCGACCGACGCGCTCGGCGGGCCACCGGCCGACGCGCTCGGCGGGCCACCGACCGGCGCGGTCGGTGCTCTCGACGGGGTGTGCTTCGTGGACAGGGATGGGCGGCGGCAGACGCTCTGCGGGGTGTGGCGCCCGGATGCTCTGCGCGCCGGCCTCCATCGGCTCGCCGTCGAGCGCGGCGGAGAACTGGCCGGTGCGCCGCTTCGGGAATTGCTCGCCGGACTCGTCGTGCACGAGGTGACCTGGTCCGGTGCGGGCCCGCCGCCGTGGTTCGACTGCGACACTGAGCGCGACGTACGCCGAGCGGAGGAGTGGATGCGGTGA
- the fdhD gene encoding formate dehydrogenase accessory sulfurtransferase FdhD: MGRVTDRRGVLRVDLDAGDVGRGRVRRPDSLAVEEPLEIRVGAAGPARRPLAVTMRTPGADLDLAIGFLLTEGLIRSADDISTAQLCSGTETPNTYNVVDVTLAPGVPEPAAEASRHFHTTSACGVCGKESIDAVRTRSLFAVADDPLAVPAEVLAELPQRLRAGQRGFDRTGGLHAAGLFTADGELVVLREDVGRHNAVDKVVGWAVRERRLPLAGHLLLVSGRASFELTQKAWMAGLPLLAAVSAPSTLAVDLAAEAGLTLVGFLRGRTMNIYTGPHRVTG, translated from the coding sequence ATGGGACGGGTTACTGATCGGCGAGGTGTGCTTCGTGTCGATCTTGATGCTGGCGACGTTGGGCGCGGTCGGGTGCGGCGGCCGGACAGTCTCGCGGTGGAGGAGCCACTGGAGATCCGGGTGGGTGCGGCCGGACCGGCGCGACGACCACTCGCGGTCACCATGCGTACCCCCGGTGCGGATCTTGACCTGGCCATCGGCTTCCTGCTCACCGAGGGGCTGATCCGGTCGGCGGACGACATCTCCACCGCGCAGCTCTGCTCGGGGACGGAGACGCCGAACACCTACAACGTCGTGGACGTGACGCTGGCACCCGGTGTGCCGGAGCCGGCCGCCGAGGCGAGTCGCCACTTCCACACCACCAGCGCCTGCGGGGTGTGCGGCAAGGAGAGCATCGACGCGGTGCGTACCCGGTCCCTCTTCGCGGTGGCCGACGACCCGCTGGCCGTACCGGCCGAGGTGTTGGCCGAGTTGCCGCAGCGGCTGCGCGCCGGGCAGCGGGGCTTCGACCGCACCGGCGGGCTGCACGCGGCGGGCCTGTTCACCGCCGACGGTGAACTGGTGGTGCTGCGCGAGGACGTCGGGCGGCACAACGCGGTGGACAAGGTGGTCGGCTGGGCGGTACGCGAGCGCCGGCTGCCGCTGGCCGGGCACCTTCTGCTCGTCTCGGGCCGGGCCAGCTTCGAACTGACCCAGAAGGCGTGGATGGCCGGGCTGCCCCTGCTCGCGGCGGTCTCGGCACCGAGCACGCTCGCGGTCGACCTGGCCGCCGAGGCGGGGCTGACCCTTGTCGGTTTCCTGCGTGGCCGGACGATGAACATCTACACCGGCCCGCACCGGGTGACCGGTTGA
- a CDS encoding GAP family protein, producing the protein MSVVLLLSLAGLALIDSTSIGTLFIPVWLLLAPGPVSVRRMLTYLGTIAGFYFVVGVLLYFGGTGLAEALGGALDNRPVLWGQLALGIGLFVLSFRYDGKRNGGTGRVLRWRDRVTAGNSSPRWLVGLAVFAALAEVATMLPYLGALGLLTTSGLAVSTAVALLGAYCLVMVLPAMLLLGGRVAWPSRIEPVLARLNAWIVRSSGSMLGWVLGIAGFLIARDAAVRLELFEMLANR; encoded by the coding sequence ATGAGCGTCGTCCTGCTGCTCTCCCTCGCCGGTCTCGCCCTGATCGACAGCACCAGCATCGGCACCCTGTTCATTCCGGTCTGGCTGCTGCTCGCTCCCGGCCCGGTCAGCGTCCGGCGGATGTTGACCTATCTCGGCACGATCGCCGGCTTCTACTTCGTGGTCGGGGTGCTGCTCTACTTCGGCGGCACCGGCCTGGCCGAGGCGCTGGGTGGGGCGCTGGACAACCGGCCGGTGCTCTGGGGCCAGTTGGCGCTCGGGATCGGGTTGTTTGTGCTCAGCTTCCGCTACGACGGCAAGCGCAATGGCGGCACCGGCCGGGTGCTGCGGTGGCGGGACCGGGTCACCGCCGGTAATTCCTCGCCCCGGTGGCTGGTCGGGTTGGCGGTGTTCGCCGCGCTCGCCGAGGTGGCGACGATGCTGCCGTACCTCGGTGCGCTGGGCTTGTTGACCACCTCGGGTCTGGCGGTTTCGACCGCGGTGGCGCTGCTGGGGGCGTACTGCCTGGTCATGGTCCTGCCGGCGATGCTGCTACTGGGCGGACGGGTGGCCTGGCCGAGCCGGATCGAGCCGGTGCTCGCCCGCCTCAACGCGTGGATCGTCCGGTCGTCCGGAAGCATGCTCGGCTGGGTGCTGGGCATCGCCGGTTTCCTGATCGCCCGGGACGCCGCCGTGCGGCTGGAACTGTTCGAGATGCTCGCGAACCGCTGA
- a CDS encoding MFS transporter — protein sequence MNSRSRAPLAGLLIGHAVSLTGNMLTIIALPLYVLAETGSPAATGLTGAVATVPIVLGGALGGVLVDRIGYRRASVLADLISCLTVAAIPLLHVTVGLPFWALLVLVFLTNLLDTPGHTARIALLPEAAAAAGLPTERAIGWFEATERGARLLGAPVAGLLVATLGALPVLALDAATFVLSAVVVAVLVPARLQPGADQPAAVDDSGGYWRQFAAGVRFLISEPLLRAMVLLVLVTNFFDATKTNVLLPVVAHRELGGATALGLLVGAMAGGAVAGSLVFSAIGHRLPRRVTFVVAFAVCGPPPFLGLAAGLPLPVLMTIFVVAGFAAGAINPMIGAIKLERVPVRMRARVYGVIGAGAWAAIPLGALSAGFASEHAGTTPTLVVVGVGYLLVVLTPLLGGPWRTMNRPLHQVPSPPRADRSDFSAASPGPAVNASAGPAVNAGAGPAVNAGAGPAVNAGAGPAVGAGPDVDASAGSAGDASTGSAAGVAVRVAGVPDNRGMSDQLPETA from the coding sequence GTGAACAGTCGGTCGCGCGCCCCACTGGCCGGTCTGCTGATCGGGCACGCGGTCTCGCTGACCGGCAACATGCTGACGATCATCGCGTTGCCGCTCTATGTCCTCGCCGAAACTGGCTCACCGGCCGCCACCGGCCTCACCGGAGCGGTGGCCACCGTTCCGATCGTGCTCGGCGGGGCACTGGGTGGGGTCCTGGTCGACCGGATCGGATACCGGCGGGCCAGCGTGCTGGCCGACCTGATCTCCTGCCTGACGGTAGCCGCGATCCCGCTGCTGCACGTCACCGTGGGGCTGCCCTTCTGGGCCCTGCTGGTGCTCGTGTTCCTGACCAATCTGCTCGACACGCCAGGGCATACCGCCCGCATCGCCCTGCTGCCCGAGGCGGCGGCTGCCGCCGGCCTGCCGACCGAGCGGGCGATCGGCTGGTTCGAGGCCACCGAGCGGGGCGCCCGCCTGCTCGGCGCGCCGGTGGCCGGTCTGCTGGTCGCCACCCTGGGTGCGCTGCCCGTCCTGGCCCTCGACGCGGCGACCTTCGTGCTGTCGGCCGTGGTCGTCGCCGTACTGGTCCCAGCCCGCCTGCAACCCGGCGCCGACCAGCCCGCAGCCGTCGATGACAGCGGAGGTTACTGGCGGCAGTTCGCCGCCGGGGTGCGCTTCCTGATCAGCGAACCGCTGCTCCGCGCCATGGTCCTGCTCGTGCTGGTCACGAACTTCTTCGACGCCACGAAGACAAATGTGCTGCTGCCCGTCGTCGCGCACCGGGAACTCGGTGGGGCGACCGCGCTCGGGCTGCTTGTCGGTGCGATGGCGGGCGGCGCCGTCGCCGGCTCGCTGGTGTTCAGCGCGATCGGCCACCGACTGCCGCGCCGGGTGACCTTCGTGGTCGCCTTCGCCGTGTGCGGACCGCCGCCGTTCCTGGGCCTGGCCGCCGGGCTGCCACTACCCGTGCTGATGACCATCTTCGTCGTCGCGGGCTTCGCCGCCGGCGCGATCAATCCGATGATCGGCGCCATCAAGCTCGAACGGGTGCCGGTCCGGATGCGAGCCCGGGTCTACGGCGTGATCGGTGCCGGCGCCTGGGCGGCCATCCCGCTCGGTGCACTCAGCGCCGGCTTCGCCAGCGAGCACGCCGGTACCACGCCCACCCTGGTCGTGGTCGGCGTCGGTTACCTCCTGGTCGTCCTCACTCCGCTGCTCGGCGGCCCATGGCGGACGATGAACCGGCCACTGCACCAGGTACCGTCGCCGCCCCGCGCCGATCGATCGGACTTCTCCGCAGCCTCGCCCGGCCCGGCCGTGAATGCGAGTGCCGGCCCGGCCGTGAATGCGGGTGCCGGCCCGGCCGTGAATGCGGGTGCCGGCCCGGCCGTGAATGCGGGTGCCGGCCCGGCCGTGGGCGCCGGCCCGGATGTCGATGCGAGCGCCGGCTCGGCCGGGGATGCGAGCACCGGCTCGGCCGCTGGCGTGGCCGTCAGGGTGGCGGGGGTACCGGATAATCGCGGGATGTCCGACCAGTTACCGGAAACCGCATGA
- a CDS encoding helix-turn-helix domain-containing protein yields the protein MSNEEPVRMHLTDPRAMRALAHATRLRLLGELRSRGPQSVGMLSEVLDEAVGSVSYHLSKLAEHGFVQEAPEHARSRRERWWRASHTLTAWEPLEALGDPERKAASDLLRRAILDRYQKALQSYLDAEATFEPEWVRGTANSDRGYHLTAEELGELRAELEALAARWQQRSNADRADARLVTLIYHAFRRPE from the coding sequence GTGTCGAACGAAGAACCGGTGCGGATGCACCTGACCGATCCCCGTGCCATGCGTGCCCTGGCGCACGCCACCCGGCTACGGCTGCTCGGCGAGTTGCGGTCGCGGGGGCCGCAGAGCGTCGGCATGCTCAGCGAGGTCCTCGACGAGGCGGTCGGCTCGGTCAGTTACCACCTGAGCAAGCTCGCCGAGCACGGCTTCGTGCAGGAGGCGCCCGAGCATGCGCGCAGCCGTCGGGAACGCTGGTGGCGGGCGTCGCACACCCTGACCGCCTGGGAACCACTGGAGGCGCTCGGCGACCCGGAGCGCAAGGCCGCCTCCGATCTGCTGCGCCGGGCGATTCTCGACCGGTACCAGAAGGCGTTGCAGAGCTACCTGGACGCGGAGGCGACGTTCGAGCCGGAGTGGGTACGCGGCACCGCCAACAGCGACCGGGGTTACCACCTCACCGCCGAGGAACTCGGCGAACTGCGCGCCGAGTTGGAGGCGTTGGCGGCCCGCTGGCAGCAGCGCAGCAACGCCGACCGGGCCGACGCCCGCCTGGTCACGCTGATCTACCACGCGTTCCGGCGGCCGGAGTGA
- a CDS encoding DUF4192 domain-containing protein — protein MNSTDLPRLTVRSPADLIAAVPYLLGFHPAESIVVVAMSGSRIVFAARSDLPGDADPREAAGHIAAVTARQGADSATVIGYGPAAQVTPALDALRDVLADAGLAVLDALRVTDGRWWSYLCTEPDCCPPEGNAYDPRASSVPAAAVFAGQVALPDRATLARQVAPIGEATMRPAIERAEQRLTALLAGAPASDLLGRRALRVAGVAAYRAARRRHRDGERLTDDEVAWLCLLLTHLPVRDHAWERTDGRVEDVAFWSELLRRAEPELIAAPGALLAFAAWRDGQGALAAVALERVLAEHPDYSLALLMDDLLRRGVPPSRLDGWPIDGSATGSKRGKRRPRRRQPRRRDQ, from the coding sequence ATGAATTCCACCGATCTCCCCCGGCTGACCGTCCGCTCACCTGCCGACCTGATCGCCGCGGTGCCGTACCTGCTCGGCTTCCACCCGGCCGAGAGCATCGTGGTGGTGGCGATGTCCGGTTCGCGGATCGTCTTCGCCGCCCGCAGCGACCTGCCCGGCGACGCCGATCCCCGCGAGGCGGCGGGGCACATCGCCGCGGTGACCGCCCGGCAGGGCGCCGACTCGGCAACCGTGATCGGGTACGGCCCGGCCGCCCAGGTGACCCCAGCGCTCGACGCGCTCCGGGACGTGCTGGCCGACGCCGGTCTCGCGGTGCTGGACGCCTTGCGGGTCACCGACGGGCGCTGGTGGTCGTACCTCTGCACCGAGCCTGATTGCTGTCCGCCCGAGGGCAACGCGTACGACCCACGGGCCAGTTCGGTCCCGGCGGCGGCCGTCTTCGCCGGCCAGGTGGCGCTGCCCGACCGGGCCACCCTCGCCCGGCAGGTGGCCCCGATCGGCGAGGCGACGATGCGGCCCGCGATCGAGCGGGCGGAACAGCGGTTGACCGCACTGCTGGCGGGGGCACCGGCAAGTGACCTGCTCGGCAGGCGGGCGCTGCGGGTGGCCGGAGTGGCCGCGTACCGTGCCGCTCGCCGCCGGCACCGCGACGGTGAGCGCCTGACCGACGACGAGGTGGCCTGGCTGTGCCTGCTGCTGACCCACCTTCCGGTACGCGACCACGCCTGGGAGCGCACCGACGGCCGGGTCGAGGACGTGGCGTTCTGGAGTGAGCTGCTGCGTCGGGCCGAGCCGGAGCTCATCGCCGCACCTGGCGCGTTGCTGGCCTTCGCCGCCTGGCGGGACGGGCAGGGGGCGCTGGCGGCGGTGGCGCTGGAGCGCGTGCTGGCCGAGCATCCGGATTACTCGCTCGCGCTGCTGATGGACGACCTGCTCCGTCGTGGCGTACCGCCGTCCCGGCTCGACGGATGGCCCATCGACGGGTCGGCGACGGGATCAAAGCGGGGGAAACGTCGCCCTCGTCGTCGCCAACCGCGCCGCCGGGACCAATAA
- a CDS encoding fructosamine kinase family protein: protein MDLAYLREHPEHLPTFLTHQRIRETPVSGGDICAAARLTLDDGYSIFAKTWPERAGRPVPEGFFATEAAGLRWLREAGSVAVPEVLVALPDLLALEWVEPGEPAPAAAERFGRELAGLHRAGASEFGAPWTGFIGALPAENTPCPGPWGEWFAQARLLPYLRASVDNGALDRADVALVEQVVARIGEFGGEEPPARIHGDLWPGNLLWGADGRVWLVDPAAHGGHRETDLAQLALFGGPPHADRILAAYQESWPLAAGWPQRVPLHQLHLLLVHTALFGGAYRDSVRDRARAALSGLGRATVDG from the coding sequence ATGGATCTGGCGTATCTGCGGGAGCATCCGGAGCACCTGCCGACCTTTCTGACCCACCAGCGGATCCGGGAGACGCCGGTGAGCGGCGGTGACATCTGCGCGGCGGCCCGGCTGACCCTGGACGACGGGTACTCGATCTTCGCCAAGACCTGGCCGGAGCGGGCCGGACGGCCGGTGCCGGAGGGGTTCTTCGCCACCGAGGCGGCCGGGCTGCGCTGGCTGCGCGAGGCCGGTTCGGTGGCGGTACCGGAGGTGCTGGTGGCGCTCCCCGATCTGCTCGCGCTGGAGTGGGTCGAGCCGGGCGAGCCCGCCCCGGCGGCGGCCGAGCGTTTCGGGCGCGAGCTGGCCGGGTTGCACCGGGCTGGCGCGTCGGAGTTCGGGGCACCGTGGACCGGGTTCATCGGTGCGCTGCCGGCGGAGAACACGCCGTGCCCGGGCCCGTGGGGGGAGTGGTTCGCGCAGGCGCGGCTGCTGCCGTACCTGCGCGCCTCGGTCGACAATGGAGCCCTGGACCGCGCCGATGTCGCGCTCGTCGAGCAGGTGGTGGCTCGGATCGGCGAGTTCGGTGGGGAGGAGCCGCCGGCCCGGATCCATGGTGACCTTTGGCCCGGCAACCTGCTCTGGGGCGCCGACGGCCGGGTCTGGCTGGTCGACCCGGCCGCGCACGGCGGGCATCGGGAAACCGACCTCGCCCAACTGGCGCTCTTCGGCGGCCCGCCACACGCCGACCGCATCCTGGCCGCGTACCAGGAGAGCTGGCCGTTGGCCGCCGGCTGGCCGCAGCGGGTGCCGCTGCACCAGCTGCACCTGCTGCTGGTGCACACCGCGCTGTTCGGCGGGGCGTATCGCGATTCGGTCCGCGACCGCGCCCGCGCTGCCCTGAGCGGGCTCGGGCGCGCTACGGTCGACGGGTGA
- the moaA gene encoding GTP 3',8-cyclase MoaA, producing the protein MSVAPPTGGVLVDRYGRVARDLRVSLTDKCNLRCTYCMPAEGLPWLAGPQLLTDDEVVRLIRVAVCRLGVAEVRFTGGEPLIRPGLVGILTAVAALDPRPRLSLTTNGIGLERLAPALRAAGLDRVNVSLDTLDRERFARLTRRDRLADVLAGLAGAAAAGLTPVKVNSVLMRGVNDDEAPALLRFALEHGYELRFIEQMPLDAQHGWDRAAMVTAEEILTGLRTAYQLSPDPTARGAAPAETWLVDGGPARVGVIGTVTRPFCGDCDRTRLTADGQIRNCLFATEESDLRSALRAGADDDELARRWSAATWGKRAGHGIDDPTFLQPARPMSAIGG; encoded by the coding sequence GTGAGTGTGGCCCCGCCGACCGGTGGCGTCCTCGTCGACCGGTACGGCCGTGTCGCCCGGGACCTGCGAGTCTCCTTGACCGACAAGTGCAATCTGCGCTGTACGTACTGTATGCCCGCCGAGGGGCTGCCCTGGCTGGCCGGGCCGCAGCTGCTCACCGACGACGAGGTGGTCCGGCTGATCCGCGTCGCGGTGTGCCGACTCGGCGTGGCCGAGGTGCGGTTCACCGGCGGTGAGCCGCTGATCCGGCCCGGCCTGGTCGGCATCCTGACTGCCGTCGCCGCGCTCGACCCCCGTCCTCGGCTCTCGTTGACCACCAACGGCATCGGCCTGGAGCGACTCGCCCCGGCGCTGCGCGCCGCCGGTCTGGACCGGGTCAACGTCTCGCTGGACACCCTGGACCGGGAGCGCTTCGCCCGGCTCACCCGGCGGGACCGGCTGGCCGACGTGCTGGCTGGCCTGGCCGGCGCGGCGGCCGCCGGCCTCACCCCGGTCAAGGTCAACAGCGTGCTGATGCGCGGCGTCAACGACGACGAGGCACCTGCGTTGCTCCGCTTCGCTCTGGAACACGGCTATGAGCTGCGCTTCATCGAGCAGATGCCGCTGGACGCCCAGCATGGCTGGGACCGCGCGGCCATGGTCACCGCCGAGGAGATCCTGACCGGGCTGCGTACCGCGTACCAACTGAGCCCGGACCCGACCGCGCGCGGCGCGGCGCCGGCCGAGACCTGGTTGGTCGACGGCGGCCCGGCCCGGGTCGGTGTGATCGGCACCGTCACCCGGCCCTTCTGCGGCGACTGCGACCGGACCCGGCTCACCGCCGACGGGCAGATACGCAACTGCCTGTTCGCCACCGAGGAGTCGGATCTGCGCAGCGCCCTGCGCGCCGGTGCCGACGACGACGAACTGGCCCGGCGCTGGTCGGCGGCGACCTGGGGCAAGCGGGCCGGACACGGCATCGACGACCCGACCTTCCTGCAACCGGCCCGGCCGATGTCGGCCATCGGGGGTTGA
- a CDS encoding MoaD/ThiS family protein, translated as MPTVTVRYFAGARAAAGRAEEVVPAGRSLDDLVAELTERHGGRLAPVLAVSSYLVDGVTCHDRKKPLPAGVTIDVLPPFAGG; from the coding sequence ATGCCGACCGTCACCGTCCGCTACTTCGCCGGTGCGCGGGCCGCCGCAGGCCGCGCCGAGGAGGTCGTTCCCGCCGGCCGGTCGCTGGACGACCTGGTCGCGGAGTTGACCGAGCGGCACGGCGGGCGGCTGGCGCCGGTGCTGGCCGTATCGAGTTATCTGGTCGACGGAGTGACCTGTCATGATCGCAAAAAGCCGCTGCCGGCCGGGGTGACGATCGACGTCCTGCCTCCCTTCGCCGGCGGCTGA
- a CDS encoding metallophosphoesterase yields the protein MFAVIGFVATLALVTGLIHLYLWKRLVKDTTMAGRWRRAGTIAAVGLAVLVPATLIGTNAGLYWLAWPGYLWLALMFYLMVLLAALEIPLLVTRLVLRRRAAGSAPEPVLAGPAAPASVSPAASGSAAPGSVGPDNSTTASGDPVSTSTPPSDQPAGAADAGAAGPDHDPSRRLLLARGAAIFAGLTAASLVGHGVRTAFGPPQLDRVQIPLAKLPRSMDGLRIATVSDIHIGPLRGRVHTEQIVDAINRLDADIVAVVGDLVDGTVAELGEAAAPLRGLRARYGSYFVTGNHEYYSGVEEWVAEVDRLGLRVLQNQRLEIAARGGVLDLAGVNDVSAAGTGVSAPADYAAALADRDPSRPVVLLAHQPVAAIEAAKYGVDLQLSGHTHGGQMVPFNLLVALEQPVVAGLGEVDGTKVYVTNGAGFWGPPVRVGAEPQVTLVELRAQ from the coding sequence GTGTTCGCGGTAATCGGCTTCGTGGCCACCCTTGCCCTGGTCACCGGGCTGATCCATCTCTATCTGTGGAAGCGGCTGGTCAAGGACACCACCATGGCGGGCCGCTGGCGGCGGGCCGGCACGATCGCGGCGGTCGGGCTGGCGGTGCTGGTGCCGGCGACCCTGATCGGCACCAATGCCGGGCTGTACTGGCTCGCCTGGCCGGGCTACCTCTGGCTCGCCCTGATGTTCTATCTGATGGTGCTGCTCGCCGCCCTGGAGATTCCGCTGCTGGTGACCCGGCTGGTGCTGCGCCGCCGGGCGGCCGGTTCCGCACCGGAACCGGTCCTGGCCGGCCCGGCCGCACCCGCGTCGGTCAGTCCGGCCGCATCCGGTTCGGCCGCGCCCGGTTCGGTCGGCCCGGACAACTCGACCACGGCGTCCGGCGACCCGGTCTCGACCAGCACGCCGCCGAGCGACCAGCCGGCCGGTGCTGCGGACGCCGGAGCCGCCGGGCCGGACCACGATCCGAGCCGACGGCTGCTGCTCGCCCGGGGTGCCGCGATCTTCGCCGGGCTCACCGCCGCCAGCCTGGTCGGCCACGGCGTACGCACCGCCTTTGGCCCGCCGCAGCTGGACCGGGTGCAGATCCCGCTGGCCAAGCTGCCCCGGAGCATGGACGGTCTACGCATCGCCACCGTCTCCGACATCCACATCGGACCGCTGCGCGGCCGGGTACACACCGAGCAGATCGTCGACGCCATCAACCGCCTGGACGCCGATATCGTCGCCGTGGTCGGTGACCTGGTCGACGGCACGGTGGCCGAACTGGGTGAGGCGGCGGCTCCGCTGCGTGGGCTGCGCGCCCGGTACGGCAGCTACTTCGTCACCGGCAACCACGAGTACTACTCGGGCGTCGAGGAATGGGTGGCCGAAGTCGACCGGCTCGGGCTGCGGGTGCTCCAGAACCAGCGGCTGGAGATCGCCGCCCGGGGCGGCGTACTCGACCTGGCCGGGGTCAACGACGTCAGCGCGGCGGGCACCGGCGTGTCCGCGCCGGCCGACTACGCCGCCGCCCTCGCCGACCGGGACCCGTCCCGGCCGGTGGTGCTCCTGGCCCACCAGCCGGTGGCCGCGATCGAGGCGGCCAAGTACGGGGTCGACCTGCAACTGTCCGGCCACACCCATGGTGGTCAGATGGTGCCCTTCAACCTGCTGGTCGCGCTCGAACAGCCGGTGGTCGCCGGGCTGGGCGAGGTGGACGGCACGAAGGTCTACGTCACAAACGGCGCCGGTTTCTGGGGGCCGCCGGTGCGGGTCGGCGCGGAGCCTCAGGTCACCCTCGTCGAGCTTCGCGCGCAGTAG